The following DNA comes from Chloroflexia bacterium SDU3-3.
CCCCGCATGGCCGAGGCCCAGCGCTAGGCCTTGCAGTGCGCGGCAGTTCCCCAACGGTGATGTGTGCTCTTGGGCGGCGGGCATATGCTCGCCGCTTTCTATGGCGTAACAGGCATGATCTCGCGATTTCGCTCTTGGCTCTCTGCTTCACCATCTGCCGTCGGCCCTCGCTCTCGCGCCACAGCGGCGCTGGCGCTCTCGGCAGGTGCGCTGGCCACCCTTTGGTCGCTGCTCGGCTGGCCGCCCTTCGCTGCCCGCTCTCCGCTGGCGCTGCTGTGGGCGCTGGCTGTGGCCCTGCTGGCGGGCGTGGCGCTGCGGCAGGGGCGGGCCGCGCGGCGCGATCTGTTCGACAGCGAGAATCGGCTGCGCGTGCTGCTGGCCCGCAGCGCCGAGGTGCTGGTGGTGGTCGACCGGCGCGGCCTGGTGACATTTACTAGCCCCGCCGCCGATCGGCTGCTGGGCCGCCCGGTGCTGGGCCTGCAGTCGCTGGACTTCATCCACCCCGAGGACCGCACCCGCTTCACTACCCTGCTAGCCGCACTGGCCGAATCTACCGAGGCCTCGCTTGCCGAGCTGTGCCAGGTGCGCGCCGCCAACGCGCACGGCTCGTGGTGCTGCACCGAGGTCACGGGCGCGAGCGCGCTGGCCGAGCCGGGGGTGGGCGGCATCATCCTCAGCTTCCACGACCCCAGCCAGCAGCGCGCGGTCGAGCGGGCATTTCGCGAGAGCGAGCAGCGCTACGCCGCCGTGGTGGAGGCCATCGCCGAGGGTGTGATAGCGATCGACGCCAGCGGGCGGGTGGTGCTGTGCAACGCCAGCGCCGCCGCGATCTTTGGCTCGACGGTGGATCTGGTGCTGTCCTGCAAGATTGAGTCGGCCCCGCCGCTGCTGTTCGACATGGCGGGTCGCCCGCTGGGCCTCGACGACTTCCCTGCGCTGGCGACCCTGCGCACCGGCCAGCCGATCTGCCAGTTTCTGTGCCGCTTCCAGCGGCCTGGGCACGATGCCCGGGTGTTTTCGGTCAGCACTCAGCCGATCGTGCGCCCCGGCGAGCCGCTGCCCTACATGGTGGTCTGCTCGATCAGCGATATCACCGACACGCGCGCGGCCAGCGAGGCGCTGCGGCTGCACGCCAGCCGCCTGGAGTTCCTGCGCCAGATCGACCGCGCCATCCTCTCGGCGCTGCAGCCCGAGGCCCTGGCGCACACGGTGCTGGACCAGATCCGCAGCTCGGTGCGCTGCGAGCGGGCGGCGGTCGCGCTCATCCACCCCGACCAGCGCGAGCTGCAGATCCTGGCCATCTCCGCCGATGCCCCCGACGACGCCCAGCTAGGCCGCCGGGTCTCGCTTGGTAGCTGCCCGTTTGAGTCAATATTCACCTATGGTATGATTTCGGTCATTGATGACCTGCAGGCGAGCTACGATGGCGACCCGGCGCTGGCGCATCTGCACGCCGCAGGGTTCCGCAGCTGCATGGCCGTGACTCTGTTTGCGAACAACGAGCTGATCGGCCTGGTGCACCTCTCCTCGCCGCGCGCCAGCGCTTTCACCCAGGCGCAGGGCGCGCTGGTGGTCGAGCTGGCCAACCATCTCGCGGTCGGCCTGCAGAACGCGCGCCTGTTCAGCCAGGTGTCGGCGGCCAACCAGCGGCTGCGCTCGCTCTCGCGGCAGCTGATGGGCGCACAGGAATCCGAGCGGCGGCGGATCGCCCGCGAGCTGCACGACGAGATCGGCCAGGCGCTGGCCCTGATCAAGCTGAACATCCGGGCTTTGCAGCGCATGGAGCTGCCCGAGACCGTGTCGCTGCGCCTAGAGCAGAGCCTGGGGATCATCGAGGAGACTCTGCTGCGGGTGCGGCAGATGGCGCTCGACCTGCGCCCGGCCATGCTGGATGACCTGGGCCTGGCCTCGGCGCTGCGCTGGTATGTCGATCAGCAGGCCCGCCTGGCCGAGCTTGAGGCCCGCTTCGACCTGCCCGAGGCCCCGCCGCGCCTGCCCACCGAGATCGAGACGGCCTGCTTCCGCATGGTGCAGGAGGCCCTGGCCAACACGGTGCGCCACGCCAGCGCTAGCCAAGTCTCCATCCGCCTTGAGCAGAGCGACGACGAGCTGCTGCTGAGCAT
Coding sequences within:
- a CDS encoding PAS domain S-box protein, whose protein sequence is MLAAFYGVTGMISRFRSWLSASPSAVGPRSRATAALALSAGALATLWSLLGWPPFAARSPLALLWALAVALLAGVALRQGRAARRDLFDSENRLRVLLARSAEVLVVVDRRGLVTFTSPAADRLLGRPVLGLQSLDFIHPEDRTRFTTLLAALAESTEASLAELCQVRAANAHGSWCCTEVTGASALAEPGVGGIILSFHDPSQQRAVERAFRESEQRYAAVVEAIAEGVIAIDASGRVVLCNASAAAIFGSTVDLVLSCKIESAPPLLFDMAGRPLGLDDFPALATLRTGQPICQFLCRFQRPGHDARVFSVSTQPIVRPGEPLPYMVVCSISDITDTRAASEALRLHASRLEFLRQIDRAILSALQPEALAHTVLDQIRSSVRCERAAVALIHPDQRELQILAISADAPDDAQLGRRVSLGSCPFESIFTYGMISVIDDLQASYDGDPALAHLHAAGFRSCMAVTLFANNELIGLVHLSSPRASAFTQAQGALVVELANHLAVGLQNARLFSQVSAANQRLRSLSRQLMGAQESERRRIARELHDEIGQALALIKLNIRALQRMELPETVSLRLEQSLGIIEETLLRVRQMALDLRPAMLDDLGLASALRWYVDQQARLAELEARFDLPEAPPRLPTEIETACFRMVQEALANTVRHASASQVSIRLEQSDDELLLSISDDGVGFDPAPVLASMRQGGSGGLLSMHERLLLCDGRLSIESSPGHGTTLSAWVPLQAGVTAPDAPTEGRHGTDSHPAGR